A genomic stretch from Chitinophaga agri includes:
- a CDS encoding SusC/RagA family TonB-linked outer membrane protein, giving the protein MRKYKFPLLLLLLLPMLLHAQDKVQIKGIVRDAQTNEPLVGVSIMAGTPPKAVGVTNADGSFSVAVAPDAPLLFRYIGFSDYKLRIKDKKDVVVRLVVNENKLNEAIVIGYQKKTREVTTGSAVIVSGKELQDIPVSNVEQLLQGRVAGLNIQNNTGTPGGRGFIQIRGLSNISVSGSGNDAFLSPTSPLYVIDGVPVEADANFEYGYQSAGPGVSPLSLIPPEDIESMEILKDSQATALYGSRGAYGVILITTRRGSSPIPLVRYTGNFFVNNPPKLRPTIGGKEERRIRLGMINGGNNIEDIYQISTKPFLSDSLNPYYNNSTNWQDVFYNTTYNQTHNVNISGGDPKFNYKVDLGYYHENGVIRNTGFDRYSINTNMLYQPNPRFRVFTTLSTQVGRRNKGNGNGLTQSGVSSNASASSLLPGPSFYQSTAGVLSALNTRNDNKTGNVRSSLDVSYQLVQGLNLGSSVSYEYASNTEDRFTPAEANNDFSQIYAYNDRKFTLYNRNTISYNYILNTNHNFFISAFNEFYNRGFQAQAIRQEKTPNNQYEGPLGYDGYASRGGGLLDNYSKQHVASFAGTFSYNYKQKYVLDFSYRMDGTSSSGFEDPYSKNPAIGFRWNFNKEAALSDSKWLTYGSLRGSWGQNIVPTGDIFSIYGTYDPRGTYNANPRLGISFNQLPNTYLQPTATTQYNGGFEAGFFDSRIEVIFDAYYKTVKNLLRTKSLSNITGFNEITTNETSLINYGYELTLTFRPLPKTSEVQWTLSLNAALNKDVLTSLPNGARQLVQYDNSTSQHTLFRVGRNSLTNYLLKTEGVYASDADVPVDPATGQRYRTANGTYFKAGDPIWKDVDGNYILDGNDYVAAGNSQPLITGGIQSYVNWKNFSLNISTSFTLIRDILNNAFAERMQFLGDPYAQKAMVDFSDVDYWKGPGSQAHYPNPFDYKRYNDIRPYRYDQTLIQEDGSYFKVNTMTLAYLVNRKFTNRYGINSVRMYMSGNNLITFSPYSGPNPENVSALGRDQSGGYPIARSYNVGLNVEF; this is encoded by the coding sequence ATGCGTAAGTATAAATTTCCTCTCCTGCTGCTGTTGTTGCTGCCTATGTTATTGCACGCGCAGGATAAAGTACAGATCAAAGGTATCGTCAGGGATGCACAGACTAATGAACCTCTGGTCGGTGTAAGTATTATGGCAGGTACGCCTCCGAAGGCGGTAGGTGTTACCAATGCAGATGGTTCCTTTTCAGTAGCTGTTGCGCCGGATGCGCCACTCTTGTTCCGTTATATCGGCTTCTCTGATTATAAGCTGAGAATAAAGGATAAAAAAGATGTGGTCGTACGTCTTGTGGTGAATGAGAATAAACTGAATGAGGCAATTGTGATCGGTTATCAGAAAAAGACCAGAGAGGTAACAACCGGTTCTGCTGTGATCGTGAGTGGTAAGGAATTACAGGATATTCCTGTGTCAAATGTGGAGCAGTTACTCCAGGGACGTGTAGCAGGTCTCAACATTCAGAATAATACGGGTACACCAGGCGGCCGCGGTTTTATACAGATCAGGGGTTTGTCCAACATCAGTGTATCAGGAAGCGGGAACGACGCGTTTCTGTCGCCTACCTCTCCGCTGTACGTGATCGATGGCGTACCCGTGGAAGCAGATGCCAACTTCGAGTATGGATATCAGTCTGCCGGTCCGGGTGTAAGTCCTTTATCGCTCATTCCTCCGGAAGATATTGAGAGCATGGAGATCCTGAAAGACTCTCAGGCTACAGCACTGTATGGATCCAGAGGTGCTTATGGCGTAATCCTGATCACTACCCGCCGTGGTAGTTCTCCTATCCCGCTGGTAAGATATACGGGTAACTTCTTTGTAAATAATCCCCCGAAGTTGCGTCCGACCATAGGTGGTAAGGAAGAGAGAAGAATACGCCTGGGTATGATCAATGGTGGTAATAATATCGAAGACATCTATCAGATCTCTACCAAGCCATTTCTGTCGGATAGTCTCAACCCATATTATAACAACTCTACCAACTGGCAGGATGTCTTCTACAATACTACCTACAACCAGACGCATAATGTGAATATCAGTGGGGGTGATCCCAAGTTCAACTATAAAGTAGACCTGGGTTATTATCATGAGAACGGTGTGATCCGGAATACGGGCTTTGACAGGTATTCTATCAACACGAATATGCTGTACCAGCCTAATCCCAGGTTCAGGGTATTCACCACGTTATCCACACAGGTCGGCAGAAGAAATAAGGGGAATGGTAATGGTCTCACGCAGAGTGGTGTATCATCCAATGCATCTGCCTCTTCGCTATTGCCCGGTCCTTCCTTCTACCAGAGTACTGCAGGGGTATTATCGGCCCTGAATACGCGCAATGATAATAAAACAGGTAACGTGCGTAGTAGCCTTGATGTAAGCTATCAGTTAGTGCAGGGACTGAACCTCGGTTCCAGTGTCAGTTATGAATATGCTTCGAACACGGAGGACAGGTTCACCCCGGCAGAGGCCAATAATGACTTCTCACAGATCTACGCTTACAACGACCGAAAGTTCACATTGTACAACCGTAACACAATTTCTTACAACTATATCCTGAATACAAACCATAACTTCTTCATTTCTGCGTTCAACGAATTTTATAACCGCGGCTTCCAGGCGCAGGCTATCCGGCAGGAAAAAACGCCGAATAACCAATACGAAGGACCGCTCGGTTATGATGGATATGCTTCCCGTGGAGGGGGCCTCCTGGATAACTACAGCAAACAGCACGTGGCCTCCTTCGCAGGAACATTCTCCTACAACTACAAACAGAAGTATGTACTGGATTTCAGTTACCGTATGGACGGCACGTCCAGTTCGGGTTTTGAAGATCCATATTCCAAGAATCCCGCTATTGGTTTCAGATGGAACTTTAACAAGGAGGCTGCTTTAAGCGACAGCAAGTGGCTGACTTATGGTTCACTCCGTGGTAGCTGGGGACAGAACATCGTACCCACTGGTGATATCTTCTCCATCTACGGTACCTACGACCCGAGAGGTACGTATAATGCGAATCCACGCCTGGGTATCAGCTTCAATCAGTTACCAAATACTTATCTGCAACCTACAGCGACTACACAGTATAACGGAGGTTTTGAAGCAGGGTTCTTCGACAGCAGGATAGAAGTGATCTTCGACGCTTATTACAAGACTGTAAAGAACCTGCTTCGTACCAAGTCACTCTCCAACATCACCGGCTTCAATGAGATCACGACCAATGAAACCTCACTGATCAACTATGGATATGAACTGACGCTGACCTTCCGTCCGCTGCCCAAAACCAGTGAAGTACAATGGACCCTGTCTTTAAATGCCGCGCTGAACAAAGACGTGCTGACAAGCCTGCCCAATGGCGCCAGGCAGCTGGTACAATATGACAATTCAACCAGTCAGCATACCCTGTTCAGAGTAGGCCGGAACAGCTTAACCAACTATCTGCTCAAAACAGAAGGTGTGTATGCATCTGATGCTGACGTGCCTGTTGATCCTGCTACCGGTCAGCGCTACCGGACTGCAAATGGTACCTACTTCAAAGCGGGTGATCCTATCTGGAAAGATGTAGATGGTAACTACATCCTCGATGGTAATGACTATGTTGCTGCCGGTAACTCACAGCCGTTGATCACCGGCGGTATTCAGTCGTACGTTAACTGGAAGAACTTCTCTCTGAATATCAGTACGTCCTTTACGCTGATCAGAGACATCCTCAATAATGCATTTGCTGAAAGGATGCAGTTCCTGGGTGATCCTTATGCACAGAAAGCAATGGTCGATTTCAGTGATGTGGATTACTGGAAAGGACCTGGTTCACAGGCACATTATCCTAATCCATTTGACTACAAACGTTATAATGATATCAGGCCCTACCGCTATGATCAGACGCTGATCCAGGAAGATGGTTCCTATTTCAAAGTGAATACAATGACGCTGGCATACCTGGTGAACAGGAAGTTCACCAACCGCTATGGTATCAACTCAGTGCGCATGTACATGTCAGGTAATAACCTGATCACGTTCTCTCCATACAGCGGACCTAACCCTGAAAATGTGTCTGCTTTGGGCCGTGACCAGTCAGGTGGTTATCCGATAGCCCGTAGTTACAACGTGGGACTGAACGTGGAATTTTAA
- a CDS encoding RagB/SusD family nutrient uptake outer membrane protein, with protein MFRRFIYMTACLLLISQYGCKKFLNVEPLDRLSGNTFFKTAKDVEDNAWDIYGLFRDATGSCPLFALAGEARGGMLAMSPKSDGADRTFVDFVAQNNLIPVIYRPAGKEFWDIFDLYMLADWKPFYRVIQACNILIYEVDRRSIPDLSEDRKKAYKAEATFMRCMAYFIMVRLWGDVVYYTDAYHQAPMAREKMVTVVNNCITELTAVLPDMPWTFSEPAYQGARASRGAAMALLMEFHMWNAGFDKVNASQHYQATDDLGDQLIKSGAYTLLPIEESFTIFKGRSRESLFDIVISSNYGEGLAEKWNDLSEFVVHYPYKRPANGHQYSFTYFRAEYLRRLYPSGVPDARIEMWFDSQMFANDGTFMFLKYNSVYEQGNADVNVDNNLIVLRYAGAILLRAEALAELGKYDQATEMMNMIRLRAKTRLYQGGTPAALKDAIFTERAKELMMEGHYYFDLVRTGRVTSQQWCYYPLTQAQFDNGGWTWPINTAALDNNPYMQLNNYWLR; from the coding sequence ATGTTCCGGAGGTTTATTTATATGACTGCCTGTCTGCTGCTGATCAGTCAGTACGGGTGTAAAAAGTTCCTGAATGTGGAGCCGCTGGACCGGCTTTCAGGGAATACTTTCTTCAAGACAGCCAAAGATGTGGAAGATAATGCCTGGGATATCTACGGTCTTTTCAGAGATGCAACTGGTTCCTGTCCGTTATTTGCACTCGCCGGAGAAGCGAGAGGGGGTATGCTGGCAATGTCTCCCAAAAGTGATGGCGCTGACAGGACGTTTGTTGACTTTGTCGCGCAGAATAATCTCATCCCGGTTATTTACAGACCGGCAGGAAAAGAGTTCTGGGATATTTTCGACCTTTACATGCTGGCTGACTGGAAGCCCTTCTATCGCGTTATACAGGCCTGTAATATCCTTATATATGAAGTAGACAGGCGGAGTATCCCCGACCTTAGTGAGGACCGTAAAAAGGCTTATAAAGCCGAGGCTACCTTTATGCGTTGTATGGCCTATTTCATTATGGTCAGATTATGGGGGGATGTAGTGTACTACACTGATGCCTATCACCAGGCTCCAATGGCCAGGGAGAAAATGGTGACGGTGGTTAATAACTGTATCACCGAACTGACCGCTGTACTGCCTGATATGCCCTGGACGTTCTCCGAGCCAGCCTATCAGGGTGCCAGAGCCAGCAGGGGGGCAGCGATGGCCTTACTCATGGAGTTCCATATGTGGAATGCCGGTTTTGATAAAGTGAACGCCTCCCAGCATTACCAGGCAACCGATGACCTGGGCGATCAGCTGATAAAAAGCGGTGCTTATACACTGTTGCCGATAGAAGAATCATTCACCATCTTCAAGGGCCGCTCAAGGGAAAGCCTGTTTGATATCGTGATCAGCTCCAACTACGGAGAAGGACTGGCCGAGAAATGGAATGACCTGTCTGAGTTTGTGGTACATTATCCTTATAAACGTCCCGCCAATGGTCACCAGTACAGCTTCACCTACTTCCGTGCGGAATACCTGCGCAGACTGTATCCTTCCGGTGTACCTGACGCACGCATAGAGATGTGGTTTGACTCCCAGATGTTTGCCAACGACGGTACCTTTATGTTCCTCAAATATAACAGCGTTTACGAACAGGGTAATGCGGACGTGAATGTGGATAACAACCTTATTGTCTTAAGATATGCAGGCGCCATTCTGTTGAGAGCAGAAGCACTGGCAGAACTCGGAAAATATGATCAGGCCACTGAGATGATGAACATGATCCGCCTGAGAGCCAAAACAAGGCTTTACCAGGGAGGTACTCCTGCCGCCCTGAAAGATGCCATCTTCACTGAAAGGGCCAAAGAATTAATGATGGAAGGGCATTATTATTTCGACCTGGTACGTACCGGCCGTGTCACCAGTCAGCAATGGTGTTATTACCCGCTCACGCAGGCACAGTTCGATAACGGTGGATGGACATGGCCTATCAATACTGCTGCGCTGGATAATAACCCTTATATGCAACTGAACAACTATTGGTTAAGATAA
- a CDS encoding DUF5008 domain-containing protein — protein sequence MRIITIAALLMLVITACKKEEKFDDPYAGGQEPLGVQLSTETPAPSEAAPGTMILFKGKGLVKHKDALRFNFNGESAEIMKVDSASIQVKVPNTASTGVTSVTIGDQIFFGPIFRVRGNLDIDNNYKVVVGASSWVNDVYRYADGRLLLIGDFLDYERKGIVRPISRIVMTSRDGEMDRSLQSGRGADGSLNSIAALPNGKLVVAGSFASYDIHQAEIHNITVLNSNGSLDSVSVKTFTDRDTVPSFNGGTDGRISKVFVHNNRITAIGNFNYYLQFVYGQSDYLKERDSLVTDSILVRQLARFHPDGSLDSSFNYDLARHRSFDGPNGPIADAYQQADGKIIIVGRFTRYNGQPAPYIARINTDGSLDPGFAGTGADNTIGSIRFNETTQRFILSGQFIKFDGSPAAGLVMLKADGTVDAQFHAQARASGENYWYAQQLSNGMIVVNGSFNSYQGVHRSGFMVLDNKGSLAQGYNNTGDFSGTLVKVFETTNSSGQTQALLMGRFGRFNEKDISNVVRLLFK from the coding sequence ATGAGAATAATTACAATAGCCGCGCTGCTGATGCTGGTCATTACAGCCTGCAAGAAAGAAGAGAAGTTTGACGATCCATACGCTGGTGGTCAGGAACCGCTAGGGGTGCAACTGAGTACTGAAACGCCTGCTCCTTCAGAGGCTGCTCCTGGTACCATGATACTCTTCAAAGGAAAGGGACTCGTGAAACATAAAGATGCATTGCGCTTTAATTTCAACGGTGAGTCCGCCGAGATCATGAAAGTGGATTCCGCCAGTATCCAGGTAAAAGTACCGAATACTGCCAGTACCGGTGTGACTTCCGTAACCATAGGTGACCAGATCTTTTTCGGACCGATCTTCAGGGTAAGAGGTAACCTGGATATTGACAACAATTATAAAGTTGTAGTGGGTGCCAGCAGCTGGGTCAACGATGTGTACCGTTACGCTGATGGCAGACTCTTACTGATAGGTGACTTTCTCGACTATGAACGTAAAGGGATCGTACGTCCTATCAGCAGGATCGTAATGACATCACGTGATGGAGAGATGGATCGTAGTCTGCAGTCAGGCAGGGGCGCCGATGGTTCATTGAACAGTATAGCAGCATTGCCGAATGGTAAACTGGTGGTGGCCGGTAGCTTTGCTTCCTACGACATTCACCAGGCAGAGATCCATAATATCACTGTGTTGAACAGTAACGGCTCACTGGACTCAGTCAGTGTCAAGACATTTACAGACAGAGATACGGTTCCCTCTTTCAATGGAGGGACAGACGGCCGCATCTCCAAAGTATTTGTACATAATAACCGTATCACAGCGATAGGTAATTTTAACTATTATCTGCAGTTTGTATATGGTCAGTCGGACTATCTGAAAGAGCGTGATTCGCTGGTGACGGATAGTATCCTGGTGCGTCAGTTAGCCCGTTTTCATCCGGATGGTTCACTGGACTCTTCGTTTAACTATGATCTGGCGCGACACAGAAGTTTTGACGGCCCTAATGGCCCTATTGCAGATGCTTACCAGCAGGCAGATGGCAAGATCATTATAGTCGGACGCTTCACCCGCTATAATGGCCAGCCTGCACCTTACATTGCCCGTATAAATACTGATGGTAGCCTGGACCCCGGATTTGCCGGTACCGGTGCCGATAATACGATCGGCTCCATCCGCTTCAATGAAACTACTCAGCGGTTTATACTCTCGGGACAGTTCATCAAATTTGATGGTTCTCCTGCCGCAGGACTGGTGATGTTAAAGGCAGATGGTACCGTCGATGCACAATTCCATGCACAGGCCAGGGCCAGTGGTGAAAACTATTGGTATGCACAACAGCTGAGTAACGGTATGATCGTTGTCAATGGCAGTTTTAACAGTTACCAGGGCGTGCATCGCAGTGGTTTCATGGTACTGGACAATAAAGGCAGTCTGGCACAGGGGTATAACAATACCGGCGACTTCTCAGGTACCCTAGTGAAGGTATTTGAAACCACCAATAGTTCCGGACAAACACAGGCTTTGCTCATGGGAAGGTTCGGCCGCTTCAATGAAAAAGACATCAGTAACGTAGTCCGCCTGTTATTCAAATGA
- a CDS encoding alkaline phosphatase family protein, with amino-acid sequence MKKLRWLTLIIGILCTACNKGFDRLLEEREYEDTTGVTGRQPKILFLVIDGARGESVRNVPANHLQSLGDNAIYSWNSLSDTISLTSTGWADLLTGVRKEKHGVVKSDFSDNKLSQYPVFFKYIKARIPGFRIAAYSASDSLGKMLITDADVNRTFGGDDDATEQAILEELKTDTAGLVFGQFSQVATAGKAYGYDASIPEYKAAILKVDEYIGNIMNALRQRRNYSQESWLVVVTSATGGPHVLTSDEDDGTILSNPKVNTFTIFYSPRYMPNFIDRPYTGNRYTGKSVRLYGKTAGDAVYADISQGKEDLNLGKTNEVTIALKIKKNKTIYGDYSYTYPNIIGNNLSLDWWKNTGWSMSLETNAWGVHYGQAGAGFNMVTGANIADGKWHDLTAVFLNRDNKRFIRLFTDGNFNTEQEITSYGNFDNGSPVTLGWVPGNVVDDNRWLNANITEIRFWRAALPDSVIRTYVCAEELPSSHPYRDYLIGYWPCRDGFGGVFKDQTEYQHDFVIHGAYQWDDFNDLMCPSTATNLAQLVPQPVDVARQILNWLQIAADTKWELDGRVWVTSYTSI; translated from the coding sequence ATGAAGAAGCTCAGATGGCTTACGCTTATCATCGGTATACTTTGTACAGCCTGTAACAAAGGCTTTGACAGACTGCTGGAAGAAAGAGAGTATGAAGATACCACCGGTGTAACCGGCAGGCAACCTAAAATACTTTTCCTGGTGATAGATGGCGCCCGCGGTGAATCTGTCAGAAACGTACCTGCTAATCACCTGCAGTCGCTTGGCGACAACGCGATCTATTCCTGGAACAGCCTCAGTGATACGATCAGTCTGACATCCACAGGATGGGCAGACCTGCTCACAGGTGTCCGTAAGGAAAAACACGGCGTTGTTAAAAGTGATTTCAGTGATAATAAATTATCGCAGTACCCTGTTTTCTTCAAATATATCAAGGCACGTATACCGGGGTTCCGTATAGCAGCTTACAGTGCCAGTGATTCACTGGGTAAAATGCTTATTACCGATGCAGATGTGAACCGTACGTTCGGTGGAGATGATGATGCTACCGAACAGGCCATCCTGGAAGAACTGAAGACAGATACTGCCGGACTGGTATTCGGACAATTCAGCCAGGTGGCAACTGCCGGTAAAGCATACGGATATGATGCCAGCATTCCGGAATATAAAGCGGCCATCCTGAAGGTAGATGAGTATATCGGTAATATCATGAATGCCCTCAGACAGCGCAGGAACTATTCGCAGGAAAGCTGGCTGGTCGTGGTGACCTCTGCTACCGGTGGCCCGCACGTCCTGACATCAGACGAGGATGATGGTACAATTCTCAGTAATCCTAAAGTCAATACGTTCACCATCTTTTATTCCCCCAGGTACATGCCGAATTTTATTGATCGTCCATATACCGGTAACCGCTATACCGGTAAATCTGTTCGGTTGTATGGTAAAACGGCCGGCGACGCCGTTTATGCGGATATCAGTCAGGGAAAGGAAGACCTGAACCTGGGTAAGACAAACGAAGTAACGATTGCCCTGAAGATCAAAAAGAACAAGACTATTTATGGCGACTATTCCTATACCTATCCCAATATTATTGGTAACAACCTCTCCCTGGACTGGTGGAAGAACACCGGCTGGAGCATGTCTCTGGAAACAAATGCCTGGGGCGTGCATTATGGACAGGCAGGTGCCGGCTTCAATATGGTGACCGGTGCGAACATCGCTGATGGTAAATGGCACGATCTGACAGCTGTATTCCTCAACAGAGATAACAAACGTTTCATCCGCCTGTTCACCGACGGTAATTTCAATACAGAACAGGAGATCACTTCCTATGGCAATTTTGATAACGGATCGCCGGTAACGCTGGGCTGGGTGCCTGGTAACGTAGTAGACGATAACCGCTGGCTGAATGCGAATATCACGGAGATCCGTTTCTGGAGAGCTGCATTACCTGACAGTGTGATACGCACTTATGTGTGTGCGGAAGAACTGCCTTCTTCACACCCCTACAGAGACTATCTGATCGGCTACTGGCCCTGCCGCGATGGTTTCGGCGGTGTATTCAAAGATCAGACGGAATACCAGCATGACTTCGTGATACATGGTGCTTATCAATGGGATGATTTTAATGACCTGATGTGTCCAAGTACCGCCACTAACCTGGCACAGCTGGTACCACAGCCGGTAGATGTGGCCCGTCAGATACTAAACTGGCTGCAGATAGCAGCCGATACAAAATGGGAGCTGGATGGAAGAGTATGGGTCACTTCCTATACTTCTATCTGA
- a CDS encoding discoidin domain-containing protein has protein sequence MNNKIFFVLLIVCVSGMWSCKKDDKFTDERLSPVNVAIRSTNGRITIPTGNNYTRTTDYVNIPVQIILSAPAPKLFTVDVNVNNDTVQHMIDAGQLGDAVLLDESYYQLPKVAELRFGIDTLSLPLQISMQAIEKHYGKTLVLAVDLDDVGKQNTLDAAGKMALILINTAEVIREEDIHYLYFTGGGSVLKQPSGTDHVLGTSFVVLPVSVTLGGVAGGAFTVNVSTNADTAQALIDDGTLAGSTLLKEGDDYTIPSTLSFPANSNTARFNLVVNTASLKKYELNKPVLALSLSSPTRHLLDATRSTVVMELDPSKLIETDITNTNIGYKTQYENTSNANETSGKLIDNNVNSKFLLFNFSTLWAQLEFATPQTTGAYTMTSANDAPERDPKNWTIEGSDNGTDWIVLDTRTDQSFGSRFLTVKYTFSNQVAYKFYRLNVTAVKNSDLFQLAEWRLLKRP, from the coding sequence ATGAATAATAAGATATTCTTTGTGTTGTTGATAGTATGTGTGTCAGGAATGTGGTCCTGTAAAAAGGACGACAAGTTCACTGACGAAAGGCTGTCTCCGGTGAACGTCGCTATCCGCAGTACCAACGGACGTATCACGATACCCACCGGTAATAATTATACCCGTACTACCGACTATGTGAATATACCAGTACAGATCATATTGTCAGCACCAGCGCCAAAACTATTCACTGTAGATGTGAATGTGAATAACGATACCGTGCAGCATATGATCGATGCCGGACAACTGGGAGATGCCGTATTACTGGACGAGAGCTATTACCAGTTGCCCAAGGTCGCCGAGCTCCGGTTTGGCATTGATACGCTTTCATTACCCCTGCAGATCAGTATGCAGGCAATAGAGAAGCACTATGGTAAAACGCTGGTACTCGCTGTTGATCTCGATGATGTGGGTAAACAGAATACGCTGGATGCTGCAGGTAAGATGGCGCTTATCCTGATCAATACTGCCGAAGTGATCAGGGAGGAGGATATTCATTATCTGTACTTCACAGGTGGCGGAAGTGTATTGAAACAGCCTTCCGGTACTGATCATGTGCTGGGCACCAGCTTTGTGGTGTTGCCGGTAAGTGTGACATTGGGTGGTGTAGCGGGTGGTGCATTTACGGTGAATGTAAGTACCAATGCAGACACTGCGCAGGCACTTATCGATGATGGTACACTGGCAGGTTCCACCTTGCTGAAAGAAGGTGATGACTATACCATACCATCCACATTATCATTTCCTGCAAATAGTAATACTGCACGGTTCAACCTGGTTGTCAATACCGCATCACTTAAAAAGTATGAGCTGAATAAACCAGTACTGGCGCTGAGTCTGAGCAGTCCTACCCGTCACCTGCTGGATGCGACCCGCAGTACTGTAGTGATGGAGTTAGATCCTTCGAAGCTCATAGAAACAGATATTACCAATACCAATATTGGTTATAAAACACAGTACGAGAATACCAGTAATGCAAATGAAACGTCGGGTAAGCTGATCGATAACAATGTCAATTCAAAGTTCCTGTTATTTAACTTCTCAACCCTGTGGGCGCAGCTGGAATTTGCCACACCGCAAACCACCGGCGCCTATACGATGACATCTGCTAATGATGCGCCGGAGCGTGACCCTAAGAACTGGACTATTGAAGGATCTGACAATGGTACTGACTGGATAGTGCTTGATACACGTACCGATCAGTCATTTGGTTCCCGGTTTCTGACGGTGAAATATACATTTTCCAACCAGGTAGCATATAAATTCTACCGGCTGAATGTAACCGCTGTGAAGAACAGTGATTTATTTCAGTTGGCAGAATGGCGGCTGTTAAAGCGCCCATAA
- a CDS encoding O-acetyl-ADP-ribose deacetylase, with amino-acid sequence MKITLIQGDITKMEVDAIVNAANTSLLGGGGVDGAIHRAGGPAILEECRRIRDRQGRCAPGEAVITTAGKLPAKYVIHTVGPVWNKGNEEEKGLLRSAYISSLQLAVKNGVGTIAFPNISTGVYRFPKEVAAEIAIAAVKDFMAQDNRISNLIFVCYEKENYDLYSRILQS; translated from the coding sequence ATGAAAATTACACTGATACAGGGAGATATCACAAAGATGGAAGTGGATGCCATCGTCAATGCTGCTAATACATCGTTATTGGGAGGAGGTGGTGTAGATGGTGCTATTCACCGTGCCGGTGGTCCGGCTATCCTGGAAGAATGCCGACGGATCAGGGACCGGCAGGGCAGGTGTGCACCGGGTGAAGCTGTGATTACCACTGCGGGTAAGTTGCCTGCTAAATATGTGATCCATACGGTAGGACCTGTATGGAACAAGGGGAATGAGGAAGAGAAAGGACTGTTGCGGAGCGCTTATATCAGCAGTTTGCAGCTGGCCGTCAAAAATGGGGTTGGGACGATTGCGTTTCCCAATATCAGCACAGGCGTATATCGTTTCCCGAAAGAAGTAGCAGCGGAGATCGCTATAGCTGCTGTGAAGGATTTTATGGCGCAGGATAACAGGATAAGTAACCTGATATTCGTCTGCTACGAGAAAGAGAACTATGATCTCTATTCGCGTATCCTGCAAAGTTAA